In Scatophagus argus isolate fScaArg1 chromosome 7, fScaArg1.pri, whole genome shotgun sequence, a genomic segment contains:
- the spg11 gene encoding spatacsin isoform X2, with product MLEAAQRPEGDSTEVCVIPENQHCGAVADVHKAQLLPGGSLLGCLGVRGRLVVWDPADREAPPAPADGSYTDFSWEEVTVRGGCRLLAVGAQCDLKLLRVEAERSASISLLLVSECPAERLLQTIRQQDHSVCELQSVRLLSFAAGRCCVLLNSDWLLQLQWLQTEEEELLQTLSCCNVQPTDSNRHADVHHCVCRDTLFVLSSTGLISVFSTSDGSLLASVDVPAYLSSSLADDDLVSSSSASSFCLLQVSADLSTAVAVTQSHTAVAVDLNHYFRTCSDHLLCAVPSPGPPVRPQQPRDQDSLSSSSCGLVALGSAFSADRSWEARLASMYSRAQQATAPSSSSSSSSSQPAGPSWSSSLHHLESHQAPSSAHSRVPRGGAIGVFSVPESSTPCLLSVSEFSAQLTFVSPGNKHTTVALWDFESGSVMYHQTEGEAAPVQLCGEGQHRLLLKKTGVFHVLFSVSQQDLLSRLMLFGNAATVDAVCHLNSWGRCSIPIHTLQAGLKNRQLDTVDFYLKSKDNILTPAADQPAASTLSLTDRVQELCPALDLLCLAVRDSNSEAQSRQFSEQLLHITMSFVSTQIRSVLSNGHHEDADVHSCVDVLDRYVTELRSYMKRFPWPAGGDTSSTMCAAQEEAQADEWEHLQTEEVVRQSILTNQIPRAQAVLRRRSHPEQRLSALRMEGLRQVFSCLQRRDLQTTNTLLTNMGFSVKQQLHNICLHTNDKDLREFVVEELSGRGYFPEEEMQSVVFIREMEKFGSLPASRCPANTTSQRAVQVVCGESGGGAQVVEELVGQRRSEEEEEGLWRNLRLDWVRNWDQSCQSTILLSRLHHTELSSCDAVVLWRYLTALHDQRRVVDWIDWSRETSGASQWWPEFTPELVNNNTVCSTYMRENILDLLARRGVFIPEELADLEQLLWRLAQGGGVMASSPPVPQCRSALGLDLHSLFISFCLEHSLQYLLYAYLEHYRLTPRNCPPLTNQSLSESQPWFEMLVKIQEITRDLSVSVAPDPGLVFQASLTSAQVLLPGSQASLSSLLLEGHSLLALAAVMFAPGGIDQVVVQGERSGRSERTVDPQLLKMALAPHPKLRAALFPAGPRGNGPSSDVSVYHLLQALHPLDASRLFGWQAANAFSSAETSELPHFSSPHLVTRFALVENLDFLYYLRHGRPSFAYATFLVQQLSGCSDVAVQLQQAWQQAYRLALQCFHVPSVASASVCFCELLGRCSLKLRVDIKALNTILQHWNQHNTHPAAAQPLHTLVSKGVKLAEAGPGVAEELIGCLEAAVSDILEQKNICRSSYEAAQEWALPVQFCQLHCLKLSSVYPSHCADDGQFVHFLLFVQLHNFPPQQVRSLASGFGPALQAHLSLAFQDLQVYSQSRSCGSLSSEQAPGSSELPTELFQVLLQSQEEAAPCRYLLQEALLQRCPTLAVMAACQQGAELLPCLCVWVLTSVDNVAAAEATSHLVEACQHHEWTLHDLSIIWRTLLGRGHIRPLLRGFELFQRDCPLVLVLRMFELCCDYRNFSEAKEKLLDFQRTLITLRNSCPAPSSGLPLQWVESQASVLLLSMLQRCSSQYDLHRLLQLLADVDKFLKSNGPDFRKLSQLSQLLQGSEVSLSPRLLRCSSPSVQQEEFQATVDALQSRGHYSQARQVAQLAGLSVQHLLLSQLLQEVNSQKSKLQWRRLETRVAFWRKCHDQLKADTTDPESASQFFLSQAGTGTTGSSEAAETQTEWLDVQERCLLLCLAAHWLSLLSPPPVDKLESLEKKLWICRVRQHVLTVAMEKESVFNLPPPAITPEMNTFQVLMKEFSLSNISGLNSEKCLSLEGLLGPSEEQQEPNVDLSPEERSILSVLIGQLLDEGSIYEASRVCRYFSLHHPDMCVVLRCRGLASGELKADPQEEASEVQPRTSIKSSPSVSSLMSLAMFPLPDDEVAVQLQKLVDQCHHGNNYCKQVLSLYQLSKELQCSFSQICREEARSVLEKLLLWDQPERFRKAQAFIKAQGLSADSVAELVSSTVVQALLASTQELPSERQVFRPSEGRDSLVQLIKLCDDPNLVGLKLLENITAVPLRDLNCKSTSSPVVVELLIVAHDCFSLTCNMEGIVRVLQAARHLSHTYLAPGEHFSLLVRLLTGIGRYNEMTYVFDLLHQNHRFEMLLRKKMDTDRGQSSSLKTALLDYIKRFLPADSEKHNMVALFFSMRREIGENHEMAARTQLKMIESQAWVVTPELKSLLVKVLDLLKDAAESFSKDSCVRQATRCVRTAKLVALQLHFLNQGSNLRIINLRPAELLSAVTSLPRCYQVFVVSEAYSYSPDWAEILYQKVILNGDFSYLEELKHHRPLTSSLFEDIFEKLDGAPSGVTANVKRLLTHCDDVYSRYRLAYQHNLYDVTKTLLQDAKTSSYLNDKLAR from the exons ATGTTGGAGGCGGCGCAGCGGCCGGAGGGTGACTCCACCGAGGTGTGTGTGATCCCAGAGAACCAGCACTGCGGAGCGGTAGCGGACGTCCACAAAGCCCAGCTGCTTCCTGGAGGCTCGCTGCTCGGCTGTCTGGGGGTCCGGGGGCGGCTGGTGGTGTGGGACCCGGCGGACAGAGAGGCCCCGCCGGCCCCCGCGGACGGCTCTTACACGGA CTTTTCCTGGGAGGAGGTGACAGTTCGCGGCGGCTGCAGACTGCTGGCTGTTGGAGCTCAGTGTGACCTGAAGCTGCTGCGGGTGGAGGCAGAGCGATCAGCCTCCATTTCCCTGCTGCTGGTCTCCGAATGTCCTGCTGAGCGCCTGCTGCAAACCATCAGACAGCAGGACCACA gtgtgtgtgagctgcagtcGGTGCGTCTGTTGTCGTTTGCTGCTGGTCGCTGCTGCGTACTGCTgaactctgattggctgctgcagctgcagtggctgcagacggaggaggaggagctgctgcagacgTTGTCCTGCTGCAACGTCCAGCCGACTGACAGCAACAGACACGCTGATGTCCACcactgtgtctgcagagacaCCCTGTTTGTCCTCAGCTCCACGGGACTCATAT CTGTGTTTAGCACCTCTGATGGCAGCCTGCTGGCCAGCGTTGACGTCCCTGCTTATCTGAGCTCCAGCCTGGCAGACGATGACctggtctcctcctcctctgcttcctccttctGCCTCCTCCAGGTGTCAGCTGATCTCAGTACAGCGGTAGCTGTCACTCAGTCTCACACCGCCGTCGCTGTCGACCTCAACCACTACTTCAG GACGTGTTCAGACCACCTGCTGTGTGCCGTCCCCTCCCCTGGCCCTCCTGTGCGGCCCCAGCAGCCCAGAGACCAGGACAGCCTGTCGAGCTCCAGCTGCGGCCTGGTCGCCCTCGGCTCCGCCTTCAGTGCTGACCG ctcctggGAAGCTCGTCTGGCCTCCATGTACAGCAGGGCCCAGCAGGCTacagctccctcctcctcctcctcctcatcctcatctcagCCTGCTGGGCCCTCCTGGTCTTCCTCCCTCCACCATCTGGAGTCCCACCAGGCCCCTTCCTCGGCCCACAGCCGGGTGCCTCGCGGTGGGGCCATTGGGGTTTTTTCTGTCCCCGAGTCATCCACTCCGTGTCTTCTCTCCGTGTCGGAGTTCTCCGCCCAGCTGACCTTCGTCTCCCCCGGCAACAAGCACACCACGGTGGCCTTGTGGGATTTTGAGTCTGGGAGCGTGATGTACCACCAGACGGAGGGTGAGGCGGCTCCGGTtcagctctgtggagagggACAGCACAGACTGCTGCTGAAGA AGACCGGTGTCTTCCACGTCTTGTTCTCAGTGTCCCAGCAGGACTTGCTCAGCAGGCTGATGCTTTTTGGCAATGCCGCGACAGTAGACGCTGTCTGTCACCTGAACAGCTGGGGGCGCTGCTCCATCCCCATCCACACCCTGCAG gcTGGACTGAAGAACCGTCAGCTGGACACGGTGGATTTTTACCTGAAGAGTAAAGACAACATCCTGACCCCTGCAGCCGATCAGCCAGCGGCCTCCACACTCAGCCTGACGGACA gGGTCCAGGAGTTGTGTCCAGCGTTGGACCTGCTGTGTTTGGCTGTCAGAGATTCAAACAGTGAAGCTCAGAGCCGACAGTTCTCTGAACAGTTGCTCCACATCACCATGAGCTTCGTCAGCACTCAGATCCGATCCGTGTTGTCCAACGGGCACC ACGAAGATGCTGATGTCCACAGCTGTGTGGACGTTCTTGACCGGTACGTCACTGAACTGAGGAGCTACATGAAGAGATTCCCCTGGCCTGCAGGGGGCGACACCTCCAGCACCATGTGTGCTGCTCAGGAGGAGGCTCAGGCAGACGAGTGGGAGCACCTGCAGACAGAG GAAGTGGTCCGTCAGTCCATCCTGACCAATCAGATCCCCAGAGCTCAAGCGGTGCTGCGGAGGCGGAGCCATCCAGAGCAGCGTCTGTCAGCTCTGAGGATGGAAGGCCTGCGTCAGGTCTTCTCCTGCCTGCAGCGCCGAGACCTGCAGACCACCAACACACTGCTGACCAACATG ggtttcagcgtgaagcagcagctccacaACATCTGCCTCCACACCAACGACAAGGACCTCAGGGAGTTTGTG GTGGAGGAGCTGTCAGGACGGGGTTATTTTCCAGAGGAGGAGATGCAGAGTGTGGTCTTCATCAGGGAGATGGAGAAGTTTGGATCACTGCCTGCATCCCGCTGCCCTGCAAACACCACATCGCAGAG GGCGGTTCAGGTGGTCTGTGGGGAGTCGGGTGGTGGTGCGCAGGTCGTTGAGGAGCTGGTGGGACAGAGGAGgtccgaggaggaggaggagggcctCTGGAGGAACCTCCGACTGGACTGGGTGAGGAACTGGGACCAGAGCTGCCAGTCGACCATCCTCCTGTCCAGACTCCACCACACAG AGTTGAGCTCCTGTGACGCGGTGGTGTTGTGGCGTTACCTGACCGCTCTGCACGACCAGCGCCGGGTGGTCGACTGGATCGACTGGAGCAGGGAGACCTCCGGCGCCTCCCAGTGGTGGCCTGAGTTCACCCCAGAGCTGGTCAACAACAACACGGTGTGCAGCACATACATGAGGGAGAACATCCTGGACCTGCTGGCCAG GAGAGGTGTGTTCATCCCGGAGGAGCTGGCCGACTTGGAGCAGCTGTTGTGGAGGCTGGCTCAGGGCGGAGGCGTGATGGCCTCCTCTCCGCCCGTCCCTCAGTGCCGCTCCGCCCTCGGCCTCGACCTCCACAGCCTCTTCATCAGCTTCTGCCTGGAGCACAGCCTGCAGTACCTGCTGTACGCCTACCTGGAGCACTACAG GCTGACACCCAGAAACTGTCCCCCCTTGACCAATCAGAGCCTGTCTGAGAGCCAGCCCTGGTTTGAGATGCTGGTGAAGATCCAGGAGATCACCAGAGATCTGTCAG TGTCTGTTGCTCCAGATCCAGGGCTGGTGTTCCAGGCCAGTCTAACCAGTGCTCAGGTGCTGTTACCGGGCAGCCAGGCGTCCCTCAGCAGCCTGCTGTTGGAGGGACACAGTCTGCTGGCGCTGGCCGCCGTCATGTTCGCCCCCGGAGGAATCGACCAG GTTGTGGTTCAGGGCGAACGGTCGGGCAGATCGGAAAGGACCGTCGACCCTCAGCTCCTGAAGATGGCGCTGGCCCCCCACCCCAAACTGAGGGCCGCGCTGTTCCCTGCTGGACCGCGAGGAAACGGTCCATCCTCCGACGTCTCCGTCTACCACCTCCTGCAG GCGCTCCATCCTCTGGACGCGTCCAGGTTGTTTGGCTGGCAGGCAGCAAACGCCTTCAGCTCTGCAG AAACGTCAGAGCTGCCTCACTTCTCCAGCCCTCACCTGGTCACCAGGTTCGCTCTGGTGGAGAACCTGGACTTCCTGTATTATCTCCGCCATGGACGACCATCCTTTGCCTACGCCACCTTCCTCGTCCAGCAGCTGAGCGGCTGCAGTGACGTCGCCGTGCA gctgcaGCAGGCCTGGCAGCAGGCGTACCGTTTGGCCCTGCAGTGTTTCCACGTGCCGTCTGTGGCGTCAGCGAGCGTTTGTTTCTGTGAGCTGCTGGGACGCTGCAGCCTGAAGCTGAGGGTCGACATCAAAGCCCTGAACACCATCCTGCAGCACTGGaaccaacacaacacacaccctgctgcagcacagcctCTACACACactgg TGTCTAAAGGTGTGAAGCTGGCGGAGGCGGGGCCCGGGGTAGCGgaggagctgattggctgcctgGAAGCTGCGGTGTCAGACATCCTGGAGCAGAAGAACATCTGCAG gtcgTCCTACGAGGCGGCTCAGGAGTGGGCGTTACCCGTCCAGTTCTGTCAGCTCCACTGCCTGAAGCTCAGCTCTGTTTATCCCTCCCACTGCGCTGATGACGGACAGTTcgtccacttcctgttgtttgtccAGCTGCACAACTTTCCTCCCCAGCAG GTGAGGTCCTTGGCCAGTGGGTTTGGTCCCGCCCTGCAAGCCCACCTGAGTCTGGCCTTTCAGGACCTGCAGGTGTACAGTCAGAGTAGGAGCTGTGGCTCTCTGAGCTCTGAGCAGGCCCCTGGAAGCTCGGAGCTCCCCACGGAGCTGTTCCAGGTCCTGCTGCAGAGCCAGGAGGAGGCGGCGCCCTGCAGGTACCTGCTGCAGGAGGCGCTGCTGCAGCGCTGCCCAACACTGGCTGTAATGGCTGCCTGTCAGCAG GGGGCGGAGCTGCTgccctgcctgtgtgtgtgggtgctgaCCTCCGTTGACAATGTCGCAGCTGCCGAAGCCACGTCCCACCTGGTCGAAGCCTGCCAGCACCACGAGTGGACCCTGCATGACCTGTCAATCATCTGGAGGACGCTGCTGGGACGGGGCCACATCAGGCCTCTGCTGCGAGGCTTCGAGCTCTTCCAGAGG GACTGTCCTCTGGTGTTGGTCTTGAGGATGTTTGAGTTGTGTTGTGACTACAGGAACTTCTCTGAGGCCAAAGAGAAGCTGCTGGACTTTCAGAGGACCCTCATCACT CTGAGAAACAGTTGTCCAGCGCCCTCCAGTGGCCTCCCGCTGCAGTGGGTGGAGAGCCAGGCCTCTGTTCTGCTCCTCAGCATGCTGCAGCGCTGCTCCTCCCAATACGACCTCCAccgcctgctgcagctgctggccGACGTGGACAAGTTCCTCAAATCAAACG gtcCGGACTTCAGGAAGCTGAGTCAGCTCAGTCAGCTACTGCAGGGCTCGGAGGTCAGCCTGTCTCCCCGGCTGCTGCGGTGCAGTTCTCCCTCCGTCCAGCAGGAGGAGTTCCAGGCCACAGTGGACGCTCTGCAGAGCAGGGGGCACTACAGCCAGGCCCGGCAGGTCGCTCAGCTGGCCGGTCTGTCCGTCCAGCATCTGCTGCTCAGTCAG CTTCTCCAGGAGGTAAACTCCCAGAAGTCCAAGCTGCAGTGGAGACGGCTGGAAACACGAGTCGCTTTCTGGAGGAAATGTCACGATCAGCTGAAGGCCGACACCACTGACCCAGAATCAGCTTCCCAGTTCTTCCTGTCCCAGGCTGGAACTGGGACCACAGGTTCCTCGGAGGCTGCAGAGACTCAGACAGAGTGGCTGGACGTCCAGGAACGctgcctgctgctctgcctggCCGCTCACTGGCTCTCCCTGCTCAGTCCACCTCCCGTGGACAAGCTGGAAAGCCTGGAGAAAAAGCTGTGGATCTGCCGGGTCCGACAACACGTCCTCACCGTCGCCATGGAGAAGGAGAGTGTCTTCAACCTGCCGCCGCCCGCCATCACACCCGAAATGAACACTTTTCAAGTGCTCATGAAGGAGTTCTCCTTGTCCAACATATCAGGCCTGAACTCAGAGAAGTGTCTCAGTCTAGAGGGACTCCTGGGTCCCtcggaggagcagcaggagccgAACGTCGACCTGAGTCCTGAAGAAAGGAGCATTCTGTCTgtgctgattggtcagttatTAGACGAAGGAAGCATTTATGAAGCCAGCCGGGTCTGCCGATATTTCTCCCTGCATCACCCTGACATGTGTGTGGTGCTGCGCTGCCGAGGTCTGGCCTCTGGAGAACTGAAAGCTGACCCACAAGAGGAAGCATCGGAGGTTCAGCCCAGGACCAGCATCAAAAGCT CTCCCTCCGTCAGCAGCCTCATGTCTCTCGCGATGTTCCCCCTCCCTGATGACGAGGTTGCTGTCCAGCTCCAGAAACTGGTGGATCagtgtcaccatggcaacaactACTGCAAACAAGTCCTCAGCCTGTACCAGCTCTCCAAG GAGCTGCAGTGTTCCTTCAGTCAGATCTGCAGGGAGGAAGCTCGCTCAGTGctggagaagctgctgctgtgggacCAGCCGGAGCGCTTCAGGAAGGCTCAGGCCTTCATCAAAGCTCAGGGTCTCTCAGCAGACTCTGTGGCCGAGCTGGTTTCCTCCACTGTGGTGCAGGCGCTGCTGGCCTCCACCCAGGAGCTGCCGTCTG AGAGGCAGGTGTTCAGGCCGTCGGAGGGCCGGGACTCGCTGGTCCAGCTGATCAAACTGTGTGACGATCCGAACCTGGTGGGGCTCAAACTGCTGGAAAACATCACCGCTGTCCCACTGCGGGATCTGAACTGCa AGTCCACTTCCTCTCCTGTAGTCGTAGAGCTGCTGATCGTGGCTCATGACTGCTTTAGTCTCACCTGTAACATGGAGGGGATTGTCAGAGTGCTCCAAGCTGCTCGACACCTCAGCCACACCTACCTCGCTCCAGGAGAGCACTTCAGCCTGCTG GTGCGCCTGCTGACAGGCATCGGCAGGTATAATGAGATGACATACGTCTTCGACCTGCTGCACCAGAACCATCGCTTTGAGATGCTGCTGAGGAAGAAAATGGACACGGACAGAGGACAG AGCTCCAGTCTGAAGACAGCCCTGCTGGACTATATCAAGCGCTTCCTTCCTGCAGACAGCGAGAAACACAACATGGTGGCGCTGTTTTTCAGCATGAGGAGGGAGATTGGAGAAAACCACGAGATGGCTGCCAGAACACAGCTGAAGATGATTGAGTCTCAGGCGTGGG TCGTCACTCCTGAACTGAAGAGTTTGTTGGTCAAAGTGTTGGATCTGCTGAAGGACGCTGCGGAGAGCTTCTCCAAG gacTCGTGTGTACGCCAGGCGACTCGCTGTGTTCGGACAGCTAAGCTGGTCGCTCTTCAGCTGCACTTCCTGAACCAGGGTTCTAACCTGCGCATCATCAACCTGCGACCTGCGGAGCTGCTTAGCGCCGTTACGTCGCTGCCTCGATGTTATCAG gtgtTTGTGGTGTCGGAGGCGTACAGCTACAGTCCGGACTGGGCAGAGATTTTGTACCAGAAGGTGATCCTGAACGGAGACTTTTCTTACCTGGAGGAGCTCAAACACCATCGTCCACTGACCTCCAGCCTGTTCGAGGACATTTTCGAAAA gcTGGACGGCGCTCCCAGCGGCGTCACTGCCAACGTGAAGCGCCTGCTGACGCACTGTGATGATGTGTACAGCCGCTACAGGCTGGCCTACCAGCACAATCTGTATGATGTCACTAAAACGCTGCTGCAGGACGCCAAGACCTCCAGCTACCTGAACGACAAGCTGGCCAGATGA